In a genomic window of Methanogenium sp. S4BF:
- a CDS encoding nucleoside recognition domain-containing protein, protein MNAFLPETASLAISLLAATIPMMAAGVFAAELIMAFNATARISRISRPLTTWSNLHHECGISFMMAFISPKAANAMLAKYHRDGTITYHEMVIAALMNSFPNVMMHWRYLLPVYIPLLGLTGLVYFAILVAVGIMKTVIVMIVGRRILPAPDEQDEQTNRPAPRPKWRKGVQTALKASAASLRHILVISLPTIVIVAALITLGFFDSVADVMQGFGAWFPVPAAGFAIIAAQFGSFIAGASVASTLLAAGTLSPQEIIITLLVGNILTSVTRAIRWYGSSYAAIFGPRTGAVIQALSTGLRVVVMIAIVAVLSVMW, encoded by the coding sequence ATGAACGCATTTCTTCCGGAGACAGCCTCCCTTGCCATAAGCCTCCTCGCCGCTACCATCCCCATGATGGCAGCCGGCGTCTTTGCAGCGGAGCTCATCATGGCATTCAATGCGACCGCCCGGATATCCCGCATCTCCCGGCCGCTCACCACCTGGTCCAACCTCCACCATGAATGCGGCATCTCATTCATGATGGCCTTCATCTCCCCCAAGGCTGCAAACGCGATGCTCGCCAAATACCACCGGGACGGGACCATCACCTACCATGAGATGGTGATTGCGGCGCTGATGAACTCTTTTCCCAATGTAATGATGCACTGGCGCTACCTGCTCCCTGTGTACATCCCCCTGCTGGGCCTGACCGGCCTCGTCTATTTTGCCATTCTGGTTGCGGTCGGCATCATGAAGACCGTGATCGTGATGATCGTTGGGCGGCGGATCCTCCCCGCACCTGATGAGCAGGACGAACAGACAAACCGGCCTGCACCACGGCCAAAATGGAGAAAGGGGGTGCAGACAGCACTAAAGGCGTCCGCCGCATCGTTGCGCCATATCCTCGTCATCAGTCTGCCTACGATCGTCATCGTAGCCGCCCTCATCACCCTCGGATTCTTTGACAGCGTGGCTGATGTGATGCAGGGCTTTGGTGCGTGGTTCCCGGTCCCTGCCGCAGGCTTTGCCATCATCGCCGCCCAGTTTGGCTCGTTTATTGCAGGCGCAAGTGTCGCCTCCACCCTGCTTGCCGCAGGCACCCTCTCCCCGCAGGAGATCATCATCACCCTGCTCGTGGGAAATATCCTTACCAGCGTCACCCGGGCCATCCGCTGGTATGGCTCCTCCTATGCGGCCATATTCGGCCCGCGGACAGGTGCTGTCATTCAGGCCCTCTCCACCGGTCTCCGGGTGGTGGTCATGATTGCAATCGTGGCCGTCCTCTCCGTCATGTGGTAA
- a CDS encoding phosphoribosyltransferase, with amino-acid sequence MMPDTFPCELISWERSAALAQQLAHTIRDAGYTPDIVVAIGRGGYVPARVVCDYLLHEMLTSIKIEHWGVAAEEKPETVVRFPLSIDVTGARLLVVDDVTDTGDTLKAAVAYLRGCGAAEVRTAVLQHKDTSGYLPDYYAEQVLEWRWIIYPWAVYEDISGFVVRVLKKGPGTAEEIIKALTEDFSITTDAGIVREICAGLVRRGDAEERDGRIQIPG; translated from the coding sequence ATGATGCCTGACACCTTCCCCTGTGAACTTATCAGCTGGGAACGCTCCGCAGCGCTCGCACAACAGCTTGCACACACCATCCGGGATGCCGGCTATACACCCGACATTGTGGTCGCCATCGGGCGGGGCGGATATGTCCCGGCACGGGTTGTCTGCGACTATCTGCTGCATGAGATGCTCACCAGCATCAAAATCGAACACTGGGGAGTGGCCGCCGAAGAGAAGCCGGAGACCGTCGTCCGGTTCCCCCTTTCCATCGATGTGACCGGCGCCCGACTGCTGGTGGTCGATGATGTGACCGACACCGGAGACACGCTGAAAGCAGCAGTCGCCTATCTCAGGGGATGCGGGGCAGCTGAAGTCAGAACCGCCGTGCTGCAGCACAAGGACACATCAGGATACCTGCCGGACTATTACGCAGAGCAGGTTTTGGAGTGGCGCTGGATCATATACCCGTGGGCGGTTTATGAGGACATTTCGGGATTTGTGGTCCGCGTCCTTAAAAAGGGACCAGGCACCGCAGAAGAGATAATTAAAGCCCTCACAGAGGATTTCAGCATCACCACGGATGCAGGGATAGTGAGAGAAATTTGTGCAGGCCTTGTCCGGCGGGGCGATGCGGAGGAGAGAGACGGGAGGATACAGATACCCGGCTAA
- a CDS encoding ChaB family protein has product MFYRPGQSLSREKDQGIGKQYAIHRDRRTPGTGEVPPAAPCAGDFLAAFDNAWEEYADPGKRRDDESREETAHRVAWAAVKRCYRKNPQTGTWEKKKAG; this is encoded by the coding sequence ATGTTTTACCGCCCCGGGCAATCCCTCTCCCGGGAAAAAGACCAGGGAATAGGGAAACAATATGCCATACACAGAGACAGAAGAACTCCCGGCACGGGTGAAGTCCCGCCTGCCGCTCCATGCGCAGGAGATTTCCTGGCCGCATTCGACAATGCATGGGAAGAGTATGCAGACCCGGGCAAACGCCGGGATGACGAGAGCCGGGAAGAGACTGCCCACCGCGTTGCCTGGGCCGCGGTGAAACGATGCTACCGGAAGAATCCGCAGACGGGCACATGGGAGAAGAAGAAGGCAGGGTAA
- a CDS encoding nucleoside recognition domain-containing protein, translating into MVLSSDARWEMVDAITQQTVTYGTYKQTLGDVLGDLTVKPLTGIPVAVAALYAFWSIFTSFAGTLMTDGFMVKFFDGFWLPWIQAVWPDPTSWLYFLFVGNPAAETCFEAFGMLTSGLFVSLGVVLPAVFIFYLMMTILEDSGYLPRLAVLMDSVLHRIGLHGYAIVPTILGLGCNVPAVTATRILETKKQRFIMMTLIALFIPCGAQLGIMMSVLPDLVGIVMLCLIVGFGIFGFVLNKVIPGQNPEILVDVPRYHWPVKEYVAKKLWNRTKGFLREAVPFVLFGVLVVNLLYLTGVIDWLAELLEPVFVVWFGVPKETVGPLIAAFLRKDLAIAQLSTIPMTTYQTIASVVLVTIYFPCVATFVVMLREGWKELCAAAAVLFAVVFIYGGIIHAIGILLGVA; encoded by the coding sequence ATGGTTCTCTCTTCTGATGCCCGCTGGGAGATGGTGGACGCCATCACCCAACAGACGGTCACCTATGGCACCTATAAACAGACGCTGGGGGATGTACTGGGAGATTTGACCGTCAAACCGCTTACCGGCATTCCGGTGGCAGTGGCGGCACTCTATGCATTCTGGAGTATCTTCACCTCGTTTGCCGGCACGCTTATGACCGACGGGTTCATGGTGAAGTTCTTTGACGGATTCTGGCTGCCGTGGATACAGGCAGTCTGGCCCGACCCCACGAGCTGGCTCTACTTCCTATTTGTCGGGAACCCCGCAGCAGAGACGTGTTTTGAGGCATTCGGGATGCTCACCTCAGGGCTCTTCGTCTCTCTCGGTGTGGTGCTTCCCGCGGTATTCATCTTCTACCTGATGATGACCATACTGGAAGATTCCGGCTATCTGCCCCGGCTGGCCGTCCTCATGGACTCGGTGCTCCACCGCATCGGGCTGCATGGGTATGCAATTGTACCCACTATCCTTGGCCTTGGGTGTAATGTGCCTGCGGTGACTGCCACCCGTATACTGGAGACGAAAAAACAGCGGTTCATCATGATGACGCTGATTGCCCTCTTTATTCCCTGTGGTGCACAGCTGGGTATCATGATGAGCGTGCTCCCTGATCTGGTGGGCATCGTGATGCTCTGCCTCATTGTCGGGTTCGGTATCTTTGGTTTTGTCTTAAACAAGGTGATTCCGGGGCAAAACCCTGAAATTCTTGTGGATGTGCCGCGGTATCACTGGCCGGTGAAGGAATATGTGGCAAAAAAACTCTGGAACCGCACCAAAGGGTTCCTCAGGGAGGCAGTGCCCTTCGTGCTCTTTGGGGTATTGGTGGTAAACCTTCTCTACCTCACAGGGGTTATCGACTGGCTGGCAGAGCTGCTCGAACCGGTCTTTGTTGTCTGGTTCGGGGTTCCCAAAGAGACCGTTGGTCCCCTTATTGCAGCATTCCTGAGAAAAGACCTTGCTATCGCACAGCTCTCGACCATCCCGATGACCACCTATCAGACAATTGCGTCTGTGGTGCTTGTGACGATTTACTTCCCGTGTGTGGCCACCTTTGTGGTCATGCTCCGGGAAGGGTGGAAGGAATTGTGTGCGGCAGCTGCCGTGCTCTTTGCGGTCGTCTTCATCTACGGTGGCATTATTCATGCCATCGGCATCCTTCTGGGGGTGGCATAA
- a CDS encoding metal-dependent transcriptional regulator, whose translation MEEGYIANHLSRKAEDYLEAILNVTLEKGYARTKDVADQLGLSPSSVVEMFRKLDNLGLVEYRRYEGVVFRPEGQKIAEVIKYRHDTLKRFLLLIGVSERVAEKDACFMEHELNPETVRRIRLFLETMDEAPSFCRQIQQEISRRLPDE comes from the coding sequence ATGGAGGAAGGATATATTGCAAACCACCTCAGCAGGAAGGCTGAGGACTATCTGGAAGCGATCCTCAATGTTACTCTTGAAAAAGGGTATGCCCGGACGAAGGATGTGGCTGATCAGCTGGGACTCAGCCCTTCAAGTGTGGTAGAGATGTTCCGGAAACTGGACAATCTGGGCCTCGTTGAGTACCGGCGGTATGAAGGAGTGGTCTTTCGCCCTGAGGGGCAGAAGATTGCAGAGGTGATTAAATACCGCCACGATACCCTGAAGAGATTTTTACTGCTGATTGGAGTATCTGAACGGGTGGCAGAGAAGGATGCCTGTTTTATGGAGCATGAACTGAACCCCGAGACAGTGCGCCGTATCCGGCTCTTTCTGGAGACCATGGATGAAGCCCCGTCCTTTTGCCGGCAGATTCAGCAGGAAATAAGTCGGCGGCTGCCGGATGAATAA
- the tsaA gene encoding tRNA (N6-threonylcarbamoyladenosine(37)-N6)-methyltransferase TrmO, translated as MNTAEVHPIGIVRSPHQPRGDAPRQGRLIPGAEMDIEIREEYQDGIGDLADVSHLFVLLWFDRANRNTLIAHPPWMEGSRPVFATRSPDRPNPIGLDIGKIVSVTGRTIRVAGLDALDKTPVLDIKPYAPSIDAILDATEPFRILP; from the coding sequence ATGAACACAGCAGAAGTACACCCCATCGGCATCGTCCGCTCCCCCCACCAGCCCCGCGGTGACGCCCCCCGGCAGGGACGCCTCATTCCCGGGGCTGAGATGGATATCGAGATCAGAGAAGAGTACCAGGACGGCATCGGTGATCTGGCAGACGTCAGCCATCTCTTTGTCCTCCTCTGGTTCGACCGGGCCAACAGGAACACCCTCATCGCACACCCGCCGTGGATGGAGGGAAGCCGGCCGGTCTTTGCCACCCGCTCCCCGGACCGCCCGAACCCCATAGGCCTTGACATCGGGAAAATAGTCAGTGTCACCGGACGGACCATCCGGGTGGCAGGGCTCGATGCACTGGACAAAACGCCGGTCCTCGACATCAAACCCTATGCTCCGTCCATCGACGCCATTTTGGATGCAACGGAACCATTCCGGATCTTACCGTGA
- a CDS encoding carboxymuconolactone decarboxylase family protein, with the protein MNPETQKTIDDFLVNKEDVCDGIMDDFKQTLGVVPFILPILRERPDSFAFNGLGDLYTFNPESMDRKTAELIAVSAAAAIGANACLKVHIGAALKEGATRDQIRDAISIAGLVGRTGILGASFRVMRDAIPDKE; encoded by the coding sequence ATGAATCCAGAGACACAGAAAACGATAGACGATTTCCTCGTCAACAAAGAAGACGTGTGCGACGGTATCATGGATGATTTTAAGCAGACCCTCGGGGTTGTCCCGTTTATCCTGCCCATCCTCAGGGAACGGCCTGACTCCTTTGCGTTCAACGGGCTCGGCGATCTCTACACCTTCAACCCGGAATCGATGGACCGTAAAACAGCAGAGCTGATCGCTGTTTCAGCAGCTGCTGCCATCGGCGCCAACGCCTGCCTGAAGGTCCATATCGGCGCTGCCCTCAAAGAGGGTGCCACCCGTGACCAGATCCGGGATGCCATCAGCATTGCCGGGCTCGTCGGCAGAACCGGCATTCTCGGCGCATCCTTCCGGGTGATGCGGGACGCGATTCCCGATAAGGAATAG
- a CDS encoding FeoA family protein: protein MLIKLSDLPFGETAVVREIHTPAHDLNCMGLRIGRELKMITRQPIKGPVVVSIGELEIAMGLETAARIVAETGTDV, encoded by the coding sequence ATGCTGATAAAACTCTCCGATTTGCCGTTTGGCGAAACTGCGGTCGTCCGGGAGATCCATACGCCTGCGCATGACCTGAACTGCATGGGGCTCCGGATTGGCAGGGAGCTGAAGATGATAACCAGACAGCCCATAAAAGGGCCGGTGGTCGTCTCCATCGGTGAGCTGGAGATTGCCATGGGCCTTGAGACGGCTGCACGGATCGTGGCAGAGACCGGGACGGATGTATGA
- a CDS encoding FeoA family protein, giving the protein MILNELHPGERGRVTGIEGGHRLRQKLALRGIAEGCMLTMVSSSCGPVAVEVRGSTLALGRCMARNIQVVKVE; this is encoded by the coding sequence ATGATCCTGAACGAGTTGCATCCCGGTGAACGGGGACGTGTCACGGGGATAGAGGGGGGACATCGTCTCCGGCAGAAACTGGCCCTGCGGGGTATTGCGGAAGGGTGCATGCTTACTATGGTATCGTCATCATGCGGGCCGGTGGCAGTGGAGGTGAGGGGCAGTACGCTGGCCCTCGGCCGGTGCATGGCCCGGAATATTCAGGTTGTGAAGGTGGAATAA
- a CDS encoding FeoB small GTPase domain-containing protein → MTGVRPEEIVVLPEGGTTVLMLGNPNVGKSALFNRMTGANAVVSNYPGTTVDFTSGTFIEGGHTYTIIDVPGTYSLEPRDAAEEVAVRMLRDYPDATVMIVLDATKTDRGLYIALEVMERGVPCIVAVNMMDAAHEKKITVDIAALQRLLGVPVVSTTATSGEGVRTLAGHIRKAQIADLDGIARRLRGEELQRVPLRACGGCGGCGGR, encoded by the coding sequence ATGACAGGCGTGAGGCCGGAGGAGATCGTTGTGCTACCGGAAGGGGGAACGACAGTTCTGATGCTCGGCAACCCGAATGTGGGTAAAAGCGCTCTCTTTAACCGGATGACCGGTGCAAATGCTGTTGTATCAAACTACCCCGGCACAACGGTTGACTTTACCAGCGGGACCTTCATCGAGGGCGGGCATACCTACACCATCATTGATGTGCCGGGCACCTACTCACTGGAACCGCGGGACGCAGCAGAAGAGGTGGCTGTCCGGATGCTCCGGGACTATCCGGATGCGACGGTGATGATTGTACTTGATGCAACGAAGACCGATCGGGGTCTCTACATCGCCCTTGAAGTGATGGAGCGGGGTGTGCCGTGTATCGTTGCGGTCAATATGATGGATGCCGCCCATGAAAAGAAGATAACGGTTGATATCGCTGCACTCCAGCGTCTTTTGGGTGTGCCGGTGGTATCGACAACCGCGACAAGCGGAGAAGGTGTCCGCACCCTCGCAGGGCATATCCGAAAGGCGCAGATCGCAGACCTGGACGGGATTGCACGCCGTCTGCGGGGTGAAGAGTTGCAACGAGTTCCCCTTCGTGCCTGCGGCGGCTGCGGTGGATGCGGGGGGCGCTAA